From Pseudomonas poae, the proteins below share one genomic window:
- a CDS encoding MBOAT family protein, producing the protein MVFASLEFLTLFLPAFLLIYALARPSWRNVILLIGSWLFYGWLSPLFLFLHMVLTVVAWVGGLLVDRSREDGKGRVRLLIALIVFNTAVLCWYKYANIVAGTVSEVITWYGAMPLDWQRVALPAGLSFIVLQAISYLVDVHRHTVPVERSFINYATYISMFGHSIAGPIIRYDWVRRELNQRYFNWANFALGARRFMIGMGMKVLVADTLSPLVDIAFHLENPSLVDAWIGCLAYSLQLFFDFAGYSAMAIGLGLMLGFHFPENFNRPYLASSIQDFWRRWHLSLSSWLRDYLYIALGGNRDGVWRTYRNLFLTMAIAGLWHGGDSWNYLLWGSAHGVALCVDRAWSRSSLPSIPPVLSHILTLLFVCLAWTLFRAPDFHSALTMYAGQFGLHGMALGDAMAVAMRPAHGMAALLGLVCIIAPIWQVRCEQRFGTQPWFVVAASLWPVAGFVLSFALIASRDAVPFLYFQF; encoded by the coding sequence ATGGTCTTTGCCTCACTCGAATTCCTCACGCTGTTCCTGCCGGCCTTCCTGTTGATTTACGCCCTGGCTCGTCCGAGCTGGCGCAACGTCATCCTGTTGATCGGCAGCTGGTTGTTCTACGGCTGGTTGAGCCCGTTGTTCCTGTTCCTGCACATGGTCTTGACCGTGGTGGCATGGGTCGGCGGCCTGCTGGTGGACCGCTCCCGTGAGGACGGCAAAGGCCGGGTGCGCCTGTTGATTGCGTTGATCGTGTTCAACACGGCAGTGCTGTGTTGGTACAAGTACGCCAACATCGTCGCGGGCACCGTGAGTGAGGTGATCACCTGGTACGGCGCGATGCCGCTGGACTGGCAGCGCGTGGCCTTGCCGGCCGGCTTGTCGTTTATCGTGCTGCAGGCGATTTCCTACCTGGTGGATGTGCACCGGCATACGGTGCCGGTGGAGCGCAGTTTCATCAACTACGCCACTTACATCTCGATGTTCGGCCACTCGATTGCGGGCCCGATCATCCGTTACGACTGGGTCCGCCGCGAGCTGAACCAGCGTTATTTCAACTGGGCGAATTTTGCCCTGGGCGCGCGGCGCTTCATGATCGGCATGGGCATGAAAGTGCTGGTGGCCGATACCTTGTCGCCGCTGGTGGACATTGCCTTCCACCTGGAAAACCCGAGCCTGGTGGACGCCTGGATCGGTTGCCTGGCGTACTCGCTGCAACTGTTCTTCGACTTCGCCGGCTACAGCGCCATGGCCATCGGCCTGGGCCTGATGCTGGGTTTTCACTTTCCGGAAAACTTCAACCGGCCGTACCTGGCCAGCAGCATCCAGGACTTCTGGCGCCGTTGGCACTTGTCGTTGTCCAGCTGGTTGCGCGACTACCTGTACATCGCCCTCGGCGGTAACCGTGACGGCGTGTGGCGCACCTATCGCAACCTGTTCCTGACCATGGCGATTGCCGGGCTGTGGCACGGCGGCGACAGTTGGAACTATCTGCTGTGGGGTTCGGCCCACGGCGTGGCGTTGTGCGTTGACCGGGCCTGGTCGCGGTCGAGCCTGCCAAGCATTCCGCCGGTGCTGTCGCACATTCTGACGCTGCTGTTTGTATGCCTGGCGTGGACCTTGTTCCGGGCGCCGGACTTCCATTCGGCACTGACCATGTACGCCGGCCAGTTCGGCCTGCACGGCATGGCCCTGGGGGATGCAATGGCTGTGGCCATGCGCCCGGCTCATGGTATGGCGGCCTTGCTGGGCCTGGTGTGCATCATCGCGCCGATCTGGCAGGTGCGTTGCGAGCAGCGTTTCGGCACCCAGCCGTGGTTTGTGGTGGCGGCCTCGCTGTGGCCGGTGGCCGGGTTTGTGTTGTCTTTCGCGCTGATTGCCAGCCGCGACGCCGTACCGTTTCTGTACTTTCAGTTCTGA
- a CDS encoding alginate O-acetyltransferase AlgF, translated as MTRITLGLATLLASVSAWSADIPLYPTGPEKDSAFLRFANGTDSELKLVAEGSKASLVLAGDKLVSDYLPVSGGSAPIKGVLSQGSNTAELAVTVAPGEFATVVAVADAKGGIRQVVIHEQPDDFNALKASLAFINADAACADASLEAVAQKAELFKKVAEGSVQRRMINPVELSVQLKCAGAPVGQPLSFSLKAGERYSVLALPSATGSRLLFAPDSLAN; from the coding sequence ATGACGCGCATCACCCTGGGCCTGGCGACCTTGCTTGCCAGTGTCAGCGCCTGGAGCGCCGACATTCCGTTGTACCCCACCGGGCCGGAAAAGGACTCGGCCTTCCTGCGGTTTGCCAATGGCACTGACAGCGAATTGAAACTGGTCGCCGAAGGTTCCAAGGCCAGCCTGGTGCTGGCGGGCGACAAGCTGGTTTCCGATTACCTGCCGGTGTCCGGCGGCAGCGCGCCGATCAAGGGCGTGTTGAGCCAGGGTAGCAACACCGCTGAGTTGGCCGTCACCGTAGCCCCGGGCGAATTTGCCACGGTGGTGGCGGTAGCCGATGCCAAGGGCGGTATTCGCCAGGTGGTGATCCATGAACAACCGGACGACTTCAACGCACTGAAAGCCTCGCTGGCCTTCATCAACGCCGACGCCGCGTGCGCCGACGCCAGCCTGGAAGCCGTTGCGCAAAAGGCCGAGCTGTTCAAAAAGGTCGCCGAAGGTTCCGTGCAGCGCCGCATGATCAACCCGGTGGAGCTGTCGGTACAGCTCAAGTGCGCCGGTGCACCCGTCGGCCAGCCGTTGAGCTTCAGCCTCAAGGCGGGCGAGCGCTACAGCGTGTTGGCTTTGCCATCCGCAACGGGCTCCCGGCTGTTGTTCGCGCCTGATTCGCTCGCTAACTGA
- a CDS encoding SGNH/GDSL hydrolase family protein, with protein sequence MPVSAIAGLTLLVLGESHLSFPDHLLDPLQANLTAQGAKVHTIGACGAGAADWIVPKKVDCGAENLPGGKPEVFGKNAMSTTPVKDLIAKDKPDLVVIIIGDTMASYPDPQFPKVWAWKSVTSLTKAISETGTKCVWVGPAWGKVGSMYKKDDARTKLMSQFLATNVAPCTYIDSLTFSKPGQWITTDGQHFTIDGYQKWAKAIGGALSALPADAVKGAK encoded by the coding sequence ATGCCTGTTTCTGCAATTGCCGGCCTGACCCTGCTGGTACTCGGCGAAAGCCACTTGAGCTTCCCGGACCATTTGCTGGACCCGTTGCAAGCCAACCTCACGGCGCAAGGCGCCAAGGTGCACACCATCGGCGCCTGCGGTGCCGGTGCGGCCGACTGGATCGTGCCGAAGAAAGTCGACTGCGGCGCCGAGAACCTGCCCGGCGGCAAGCCCGAAGTGTTCGGCAAGAACGCCATGAGCACCACACCGGTCAAGGACCTGATCGCCAAGGACAAGCCGGACCTCGTGGTGATCATCATCGGCGACACCATGGCCTCCTACCCGGACCCGCAATTCCCGAAAGTCTGGGCCTGGAAGAGTGTGACCTCCCTGACCAAGGCCATCAGCGAAACCGGCACCAAGTGCGTGTGGGTCGGCCCGGCCTGGGGCAAGGTCGGCAGCATGTACAAGAAGGATGACGCGCGCACCAAACTGATGTCGCAATTCCTTGCGACCAACGTCGCGCCGTGCACCTATATCGATTCGCTGACCTTCTCCAAGCCAGGCCAATGGATCACCACCGACGGCCAGCACTTCACCATCGACGGCTACCAGAAGTGGGCCAAGGCCATCGGCGGCGCGCTGTCTGCGTTGCCGGCGGACGCCGTGAAGGGAGCCAAATGA
- a CDS encoding cellulose synthase subunit BcsC-related outer membrane protein — MRRHTLALAILATLASSASFAAPIDPQAVLIEQGYYWQSKKNPERALETWQKLLGLSPEQPDALYGIGLIQVQQQHPEEAQKYLARLRAISPLPRQALQLEQDIAVNTPTNAKLLEQARELGEPVEEREQAVALYRQIFQGRQPQGLIAREYYNALAFTPKGTAEGIAGLQRVTRERPDDSIAALFLARHLARNPSTRVEGIRAMARLAPNNEVGGAADEGWRFALVWLGAPNREQVPLFQEFLAKHPDDSEIRALMNKGISQGKGDGGWQRDPKLVKAFKALDDGDLKTAEPLLAARLAEKPNDVDALGGMGVLRQQQQRFSDAEGYLVQATRLPGGAAWQKALNDVRYWSLLSQARDAQTAGRSSQARDLAAQAERLNPGRSDATVALAGFQAQDNQFDASEASYRKVLARNPGDPDALNGLIGVLSQSGRPDEALTLIDSLSPADRSQFSSNVKIKALRATQMGKLADQRGDLKGAQAAYQQAIDADPENPWTRFALARVYLRDGQIRNARALIDGLLKSQPNQPDALYTSTLLSVELDEWKAADATLSRIPAGQRTADMNELASDIALHKQTEIAIESARRGQRPEALALLGRSATLAGKKPERLAVLASAYVDVGAPEEGLQIMQGVLEKTPNPTPDQKLLYAGVLLKANHYTEAGDILRDMQGQPLSDAGRQRYEDLIFQYRVKQADALREKNDLVAAYDMLSPALVQRPHDTSAIAVLARMYADGGDGKKAMALYEPLVLQNPNSARLQLGLAGIALKGGNRSLAESATDKALRLDPTNAETLTAAGQIYQGLGRNAEAAELLRRALAIENTQRTQARSALADAQGVAYNPFVGLPGQRRQITDLAVDRGAVPPPIDAPANVMPAPVSASGNTVAAAGFAPSNKLSDPFVPPTRIAALDNPTLSPARRALDGLLRDRSGYLVQGLSVRSNNGESGLSRITDVETPFEARMPVGDYNVALRATPVSLSSGTVKAISAARFGAGAGTDGSQRENGVGLAVAVEDPAQGVKADIGVSPLGFTYSTVVGGVSVNRPFTEGGNLRYGVNVSRRPVTDSVTSFAGSETTTSAGDRKKWGGVTANGGRGELSYDNQEVGAYGYASLHQLLGNNVEDNTRMELGSGVYWYLRNTPTDTLTLGVSGMAMGFKDNQGFYTYGNGGYFSPQRFFSLAVPVRWAQSFDRFSYELKSSVGVQHIAQDGADYFPTDSTLQGNAATKKYDSSSKTGIGYSLNAAAEYRLTSRFYLGGEVGVDNAQDYRQYVGNAYLRYLFEDLSGPMPLPVSPYRSPYSN, encoded by the coding sequence ATGCGCCGCCACACGCTAGCCCTCGCGATCTTGGCCACCCTGGCGTCCAGCGCCAGCTTCGCCGCGCCTATCGACCCACAAGCCGTGCTGATTGAGCAGGGTTACTACTGGCAGTCCAAGAAAAACCCGGAACGCGCCCTGGAAACCTGGCAGAAATTGCTCGGCCTGAGCCCTGAGCAACCGGATGCGTTGTACGGTATCGGCCTGATCCAGGTGCAACAGCAGCACCCGGAGGAGGCGCAAAAATACCTGGCCCGCTTGCGTGCGATCTCGCCATTGCCACGCCAGGCGTTGCAGCTCGAACAAGACATTGCGGTGAACACGCCGACTAACGCCAAGTTGCTGGAGCAGGCCCGTGAGTTGGGCGAGCCGGTAGAAGAGCGCGAACAGGCTGTGGCGCTGTACCGCCAGATTTTCCAGGGGCGCCAGCCGCAGGGCTTGATTGCCCGCGAGTATTACAACGCCCTGGCGTTTACGCCCAAAGGCACGGCCGAGGGCATCGCCGGCCTGCAACGCGTAACGCGTGAGCGGCCGGATGATTCGATCGCCGCGCTGTTCCTTGCCCGACACCTGGCGCGCAACCCGAGCACCCGTGTCGAGGGTATCCGCGCCATGGCGCGCCTGGCCCCCAACAACGAAGTTGGCGGCGCCGCCGACGAAGGCTGGCGCTTTGCGCTGGTATGGCTCGGTGCACCTAACCGTGAGCAAGTGCCATTGTTCCAGGAGTTCCTGGCCAAGCACCCGGACGACAGCGAAATCCGGGCGTTGATGAACAAGGGTATCTCCCAGGGTAAAGGTGATGGCGGCTGGCAGCGCGATCCGAAGCTGGTCAAGGCCTTCAAGGCGCTTGACGACGGCGACCTGAAAACCGCCGAGCCGCTGCTGGCGGCGCGTTTGGCAGAAAAGCCCAACGACGTCGACGCCCTCGGCGGCATGGGCGTATTGCGTCAACAGCAGCAGCGCTTCAGCGACGCCGAAGGCTACCTGGTCCAGGCCACGCGCCTGCCCGGTGGCGCCGCTTGGCAAAAGGCCCTGAATGACGTGCGTTACTGGAGCCTGCTGAGCCAGGCCCGGGATGCGCAGACGGCCGGCCGTTCGAGCCAGGCGCGTGACCTGGCGGCTCAGGCCGAGCGCCTGAACCCTGGCCGGTCTGACGCCACCGTGGCGCTGGCCGGTTTTCAGGCCCAGGACAATCAATTCGACGCTTCTGAAGCCAGCTACCGCAAAGTGCTGGCGCGCAACCCTGGCGACCCGGACGCCTTGAATGGTCTGATCGGAGTGCTGTCGCAGTCCGGTCGGCCGGACGAAGCCTTGACACTGATCGACTCGCTGTCACCGGCCGATCGCAGCCAATTTTCTTCGAACGTGAAGATCAAGGCCCTGCGCGCGACCCAGATGGGCAAGCTGGCGGATCAGCGCGGTGATTTGAAAGGCGCGCAAGCGGCTTACCAACAAGCCATCGACGCCGACCCGGAAAACCCCTGGACGCGATTCGCCCTGGCACGTGTTTACCTGCGCGACGGGCAGATTCGCAACGCCCGGGCCTTGATCGACGGCCTGCTCAAAAGCCAACCCAATCAGCCGGACGCGCTGTACACCAGCACGTTGCTGTCGGTGGAGCTGGACGAGTGGAAAGCCGCGGATGCCACGCTGTCGCGCATTCCTGCCGGCCAACGCACCGCGGACATGAATGAGTTGGCGAGCGATATCGCGCTGCACAAGCAGACCGAAATCGCGATTGAAAGCGCCCGCCGTGGTCAGCGTCCCGAGGCCTTGGCACTGTTGGGTCGCAGCGCGACGCTGGCGGGTAAAAAGCCTGAGCGCCTGGCGGTGCTGGCGTCTGCGTATGTGGACGTGGGCGCGCCGGAAGAGGGCCTGCAGATCATGCAGGGCGTGCTGGAAAAAACGCCGAACCCCACGCCCGACCAGAAGCTGCTCTACGCCGGCGTGCTGCTCAAGGCCAACCACTACACCGAGGCCGGTGACATCCTGCGCGACATGCAGGGCCAGCCACTGAGTGACGCCGGGCGCCAGCGCTACGAAGACCTGATCTTCCAGTACCGGGTCAAGCAAGCCGATGCGCTGCGTGAGAAAAACGACTTGGTGGCGGCTTACGACATGCTCTCGCCGGCCCTGGTGCAACGCCCCCACGACACCTCGGCCATTGCGGTACTGGCGCGCATGTATGCCGACGGCGGCGACGGCAAGAAAGCCATGGCGCTCTACGAGCCGCTCGTGCTGCAAAACCCCAACAGCGCACGCCTGCAACTGGGCCTGGCCGGTATCGCCTTGAAGGGCGGCAACCGTAGCCTGGCAGAGTCGGCTACCGACAAGGCGCTGAGGCTGGACCCGACCAATGCCGAGACCCTGACCGCCGCCGGGCAGATCTATCAGGGGCTGGGCCGTAATGCCGAAGCAGCCGAATTGCTGCGTCGCGCACTGGCTATTGAAAACACCCAGCGCACCCAGGCGCGCTCGGCCTTGGCCGACGCCCAGGGCGTGGCTTACAACCCGTTTGTCGGCCTGCCGGGCCAACGGCGCCAGATCACCGACTTGGCCGTCGATCGCGGTGCGGTTCCACCGCCCATAGATGCGCCAGCCAATGTGATGCCGGCGCCGGTTTCGGCCTCCGGGAATACCGTGGCAGCTGCTGGCTTTGCACCCTCGAACAAGCTGAGCGACCCGTTTGTGCCGCCAACGCGCATTGCCGCGCTGGACAACCCGACCTTGAGCCCGGCGCGCCGTGCCCTCGATGGGCTGCTGCGTGATCGCAGTGGCTACCTGGTGCAAGGGTTGAGCGTGCGCAGTAACAATGGTGAAAGCGGTTTGAGCCGAATCACCGACGTCGAGACGCCATTTGAAGCGCGCATGCCGGTGGGTGATTACAACGTGGCGTTGCGTGCGACACCGGTGAGTTTGAGTTCCGGGACGGTCAAGGCTATTTCGGCTGCGCGTTTTGGTGCTGGTGCCGGCACGGATGGTTCCCAGAGAGAAAACGGCGTCGGTTTGGCGGTTGCTGTGGAAGATCCGGCGCAGGGCGTCAAGGCCGATATCGGCGTCAGCCCTTTGGGCTTTACCTATAGCACTGTGGTCGGTGGCGTGAGTGTGAATCGCCCGTTCACCGAAGGCGGCAACCTGCGCTATGGCGTGAATGTCTCGCGGCGCCCGGTCACCGATAGCGTGACCTCGTTTGCCGGCTCTGAAACCACAACCTCCGCTGGAGACCGCAAGAAGTGGGGCGGCGTCACTGCCAACGGCGGGCGCGGCGAGCTGAGCTACGATAACCAGGAAGTGGGCGCCTACGGCTACGCGTCGTTGCACCAGTTGCTCGGCAACAACGTTGAAGACAACACCCGTATGGAGTTGGGCAGCGGCGTCTACTGGTACCTGCGTAATACGCCGACCGACACCCTCACCTTGGGCGTCAGCGGCATGGCCATGGGCTTCAAGGACAACCAGGGTTTCTACACCTATGGCAATGGCGGCTACTTCAGCCCGCAACGTTTCTTCTCCCTGGCCGTGCCGGTTCGCTGGGCACAGAGCTTCGACCGCTTCAGCTACGAGTTGAAAAGTTCGGTGGGCGTGCAGCATATCGCGCAAGATGGCGCCGATTACTTTCCTACGGACAGCACGCTTCAAGGCAATGCGGCCACCAAAAAATACGACAGCAGCAGCAAGACCGGCATCGGCTACAGCCTCAACGCAGCCGCCGAATACCGTCTTACTTCACGCTTTTATCTGGGTGGCGAAGTCGGTGTCGACAACGCCCAGGATTATCGCCAGTACGTCGGCAACGCCTACTTGCGCTACCTGTTTGAAGACCTGAGCGGGCCAATGCCTTTGCCGGTCAGCCCCTACCGTTCCCCCTATTCGAATTGA